AGGGCAAGAATAAACGCATCTTTCTTTATAAGCCTGACCGTGGCTGGAATAACCAACTTGAGGGAAATAAAGGAGGCATCTATGGTGGCTATATCTATCTCGTCGTCTATCCCGCTACCGGAAAAATAGCGTATATTTGTCTTTTCAAAGACAACTACCCTGTTATCATTTCTCAGCTTCCAGGCAAGCTGGCCGTAACCTACATCGACTGCATATACCTTTCTTGCCCCTTCCTGAAGCAGGCAGTCTGTAAAACCGCCTGTTGAGGCTCCGATATCGAGGGCTGCAAAACCTGCTACATCAATGCCGAACTCGGTTAGCGCTCCCTTGAGTTTCAAGCCTCCCCTGCTGACGTAAGGGTTATCCTCTCCCTTTATCCTTATCTTGGCATCTCTGGGAACGAGGGTGCCCGCTTTGTCAATCCTGTGTTCCCCGACGATGACGGCACCGGACAGGATAAGCGCCTTCGCCCTTTCACGCGTCGGGGAGATATCTCTCTCAACCAGAAGTCTGTCTAATCTTATCTTCAAGTTTAAAGTCTAAAGTTTAAAGTTGACAATCTCGTAAAAAGTCAAATTTCTACCCTTTTCGTCATTCCCGCGAAAGCGGGAATCCAGTAAATTCAATCTGTTATAGACTCCCGCTTTCACGGGAGTGACGTACAAAATGACTTTTTACGAAACCATCAAAGTTTAAAGTCTAAAGTTTCGAGCTTGTAAAAGGTTTCAAGACCCTGGACTTCAAACTTGAAACCTCAAACTTGAAACTCATTTACCCATCATCTTACGGACAGTGTTCGCAATACCGTCCTCGTCAATACCGTACATGCTTCTCAATTCTGTCTGAGTTGCGTGTTCCACAAACTCATCCTTGATTCCAAGTCTTTTTACGGTAACATCATATATCCCCGCTTTTTCAAACAGCTCAAGGACAGCGCTCCCGAAGCCCCCCATCAAGACATTTTCCTCAACGGTAATGACCTTCTTTATAGATTTAGCAACATCGCACAAAAGTTCTTC
This portion of the Syntrophales bacterium genome encodes:
- a CDS encoding TlyA family RNA methyltransferase, which translates into the protein MKIRLDRLLVERDISPTRERAKALILSGAVIVGEHRIDKAGTLVPRDAKIRIKGEDNPYVSRGGLKLKGALTEFGIDVAGFAALDIGASTGGFTDCLLQEGARKVYAVDVGYGQLAWKLRNDNRVVVFEKTNIRYFSGSGIDDEIDIATIDASFISLKLVIPATVRLIKKDAFILALIKPQFEAGREEVGKKGVVKDPDIHRRVVDEIEEFCRELGLEVLGTCDSPLLGPAGNKEFFIYVKK